The following coding sequences are from one Candidatus Binataceae bacterium window:
- the aroQ gene encoding type II 3-dehydroquinate dehydratase codes for MVLVIHGPNLNLLGEREPEIYGRTRLDDIDRALQELGRELGLEVETFQSNSEGAIVDRIQRARGRASALLINPAAYTHTSVAIRDAIAAAGLPTVEVHLSNVYRREPFRHHSTIADIVAGRIMGFGADSYLLGLRALRRLLDGAQATGSAA; via the coding sequence ATGGTCCTGGTGATTCACGGGCCCAACCTGAACCTGCTTGGTGAACGCGAGCCGGAAATCTACGGGCGTACGCGGCTGGACGATATCGACCGCGCGCTTCAGGAGTTGGGCCGCGAGCTCGGACTTGAGGTGGAAACCTTCCAGTCCAACAGTGAAGGCGCGATCGTTGACCGTATCCAGCGTGCGCGCGGACGCGCCAGCGCCTTGCTGATCAATCCTGCGGCTTACACGCACACCAGCGTTGCGATCCGCGACGCGATCGCCGCCGCCGGCCTGCCTACGGTCGAAGTTCATCTCTCGAACGTGTACCGCCGCGAGCCGTTTCGCCATCACTCAACCATCGCCGACATCGTCGCCGGACGTATCATGGGCTTCGGCGCCGACAGCTATCTGCTCGGGCTGCGCGCGCTCAGGCGGCTGCTCGATGGGGCGCAGGCGACCGGTTCCGCGGCCTGA
- a CDS encoding MBL fold metallo-hydrolase — translation MAESQRVVLHQAQVGPMANYVYLIGDPVTRKAAVVDPAWDVDAILKWAERKDFTVEHILITHYHPDHLGGSMMGMTIEGAARMLERIKAKVYVNKAEAEGTRKVAGLGDSDLVKADAGDTLKVGELTVTFLHTPGHTPGSQCFLVEGSLVSGDTLFVNSCGRVDLPGSDPEAMYYSLNRTLRNLPDSTVVYPGHAYSSEPSTTIGAQKRTNMYMRFPTLDDFLDAMGYSRR, via the coding sequence ATGGCGGAATCCCAGCGGGTCGTCCTCCATCAGGCCCAGGTTGGTCCGATGGCCAACTACGTCTATCTGATCGGCGACCCCGTGACACGCAAGGCGGCGGTGGTCGATCCCGCATGGGACGTCGACGCGATTCTGAAGTGGGCTGAGCGCAAGGACTTCACGGTCGAGCACATCCTCATCACGCACTACCATCCCGACCATCTGGGCGGCTCGATGATGGGGATGACGATCGAGGGGGCGGCGCGAATGCTCGAGCGAATCAAGGCCAAGGTTTACGTCAACAAGGCCGAGGCCGAGGGCACGCGCAAGGTCGCGGGGCTGGGCGACTCCGACCTAGTCAAGGCGGACGCCGGCGACACCCTCAAGGTCGGCGAGCTGACGGTGACCTTTCTGCACACGCCTGGGCATACGCCGGGCTCGCAGTGCTTCCTGGTCGAGGGCAGCCTGGTTTCGGGCGACACGCTGTTCGTCAATTCGTGCGGGCGGGTCGACCTGCCGGGTTCCGACCCGGAAGCGATGTACTACAGCCTCAATCGCACGCTGCGCAACCTGCCTGACAGCACGGTAGTCTATCCGGGGCACGCGTACTCTTCCGAGCCGAGCACGACCATCGGCGCGCAGAAGCGCACCAACATGTACATGCGCTTTCCGACGCTCGACGACTTCCTCGACGCGATGGGCTACAGCCGGCGCTGA
- a CDS encoding YiiX/YebB-like N1pC/P60 family cysteine hydrolase, translating into MGGSILLAPFRRLREACVRFAVGLLTKPLKRYTLTYPNDLAELKRQIRKGDVVLVEGNERVSEVIKYLTQSSWSHSALYVGDEPIKRDPELRLELAQQYGEEANFMLVEALVQSGVILAPLAKYRDFNIRICRPFRLSESDLKVVIDEALASVGRQYDLKNIVDLARYFLPVSLVPARLRRHALQFGSGDPTRAICSSMIAECFRKVRFPVVPRIEPLPPDYPFVPVPRRGFGRLVARSVRRPLGLFHMTSPTLVTPRDFDLSPYFEIVKFNLIAGRRFDYRQIIWAADDEPEEPGKLAKTAL; encoded by the coding sequence ATGGGCGGGTCGATACTGCTTGCGCCATTTCGCCGCCTGCGCGAAGCCTGCGTGCGCTTTGCGGTAGGGCTGCTCACCAAGCCGCTCAAGCGCTACACCCTCACCTATCCTAACGATCTCGCCGAGCTGAAGCGCCAGATCCGCAAGGGTGACGTCGTCCTGGTCGAAGGCAACGAGCGCGTCAGCGAGGTTATCAAGTACCTGACCCAGAGTTCGTGGTCGCACTCGGCGCTCTACGTCGGCGACGAGCCGATCAAGCGCGATCCCGAGCTGCGTTTGGAGCTGGCCCAGCAGTACGGCGAAGAAGCCAACTTCATGCTGGTCGAGGCGCTGGTGCAGAGCGGCGTAATCCTTGCCCCGCTGGCCAAGTACCGCGATTTCAATATTCGCATCTGTCGCCCGTTCCGGCTCTCGGAGTCCGATCTCAAGGTTGTAATCGATGAGGCGCTGGCGAGCGTCGGGCGCCAATATGATCTGAAAAACATTGTCGACCTGGCGCGCTATTTCTTGCCGGTCAGCCTGGTGCCCGCCCGCCTGCGCCGCCACGCCTTGCAGTTTGGCAGCGGCGATCCGACCCGCGCGATCTGTTCAAGCATGATCGCCGAGTGCTTCCGCAAGGTGCGCTTTCCGGTCGTGCCGCGGATCGAGCCGCTGCCGCCCGACTATCCATTCGTGCCCGTGCCGCGGCGCGGCTTCGGCCGGCTGGTCGCGCGCTCGGTGCGCCGGCCGCTGGGGCTGTTCCACATGACGTCGCCCACGCTGGTTACGCCGCGCGACTTCGATCTCTCGCCGTACTTCGAGATCGTCAAGTTCAACCTGATCGCCGGCCGCCGTTTCGATTACCGCCAGATCATCTGGGCCGCCGACGACGAGCCCGAGGAACCGGGCAAACTGGCCAAGACCGCGTTATAG
- the ligA gene encoding NAD-dependent DNA ligase LigA gives MATDLHQVRAEVEKLREQINRHNYLYYVLDAPEITDAEYDALMRRLEELEREHPELVTPDSPTQRVGAAPSEKFAVVRHRRMMMSLSNAMNAEEMLEFDRRIKRFLHSEADVEYVAEVKLDGLAVELVYEEGRFSVGSTRGDGINGEDVTANLRTIKSVPLRLLRPAHGRVPRLLEVRGEVILPRRAFERLNNERMARGEPIFANPRNAAAGSLRQLDPRITASRPLDIFCHTPGVIEGVRFQSQWEFLQGIKAFGLKVNPLSKVCRGVQQVLEYHAEMAERRHTLDYEADGVVAKVNSFALQEQLGEVSRSPRWAVAYKFKAQQAETRVNRIAVYVGRTGSLTPVAQLEPVQLAGVTISNASLHNLDEIRRKDVREGDTVLIERAGDVIPYVVRVTAKGRPRKKEFHMPARCPECGGAIVHEQGEVAYFCVNANCPARMRESIRHFASKNAMDIDGLGDKLVAQLVEKGLVKELDDLYRLTKEQLAGLERMADKSAQNVLDAINRSRRRTLDRFINALGIRHVGESTARALALRFRSMSELMKADENELRAVRDIGPEVARSIREYFDEPRNRKVVQRLLKELELAPLEVPRGDGRGALRDKTFVLTGTLEKLTREEAEQKIRAAGGRVSSSVSRKTDFVVVGADAGSKLRKARELGVKTLDEREFFALVGGEDGR, from the coding sequence ATGGCCACCGACCTCCATCAGGTGCGCGCAGAAGTCGAAAAGCTGCGCGAGCAGATCAATCGCCACAACTACCTCTACTATGTCCTCGACGCGCCTGAGATAACCGACGCCGAGTACGACGCCCTGATGCGCCGGCTCGAGGAGCTCGAGCGCGAGCATCCCGAACTCGTCACTCCCGACTCGCCCACCCAGCGCGTCGGCGCCGCGCCCAGCGAGAAATTCGCGGTGGTCCGCCATCGCCGGATGATGATGTCGCTGAGCAACGCGATGAATGCCGAGGAGATGCTCGAGTTCGACCGCCGCATCAAGCGCTTCCTCCACAGCGAGGCCGACGTCGAGTACGTGGCCGAGGTCAAGCTCGACGGGCTCGCGGTCGAGCTGGTGTACGAGGAGGGGCGGTTCAGCGTCGGCTCGACGCGCGGCGACGGCATCAACGGCGAGGACGTGACGGCCAACCTGCGTACGATCAAGAGCGTGCCGCTGCGCCTGCTCCGTCCCGCCCACGGGCGCGTCCCGCGCCTGCTTGAGGTGCGCGGCGAGGTGATCCTGCCGCGGCGCGCCTTCGAGCGGCTCAACAACGAGCGCATGGCCCGCGGCGAGCCGATCTTCGCCAATCCGCGCAATGCCGCGGCGGGCTCGCTGCGCCAGCTCGATCCCCGCATCACCGCCTCGCGCCCGCTCGATATCTTCTGCCATACGCCGGGCGTGATCGAGGGAGTCCGCTTCCAGAGCCAGTGGGAGTTTCTCCAGGGAATCAAGGCGTTCGGGCTCAAGGTCAATCCGCTGTCGAAAGTCTGCCGTGGCGTGCAGCAGGTACTCGAATATCACGCCGAGATGGCCGAGCGGCGCCACACTCTCGACTACGAAGCCGACGGCGTGGTCGCCAAGGTCAACTCGTTCGCGCTCCAGGAGCAGCTCGGTGAGGTCTCGCGGTCGCCGCGATGGGCGGTCGCGTACAAGTTCAAGGCCCAGCAGGCCGAAACCCGGGTCAACAGGATCGCGGTGTACGTCGGGCGCACCGGGTCGCTCACCCCGGTCGCCCAGCTCGAGCCGGTGCAGCTCGCCGGAGTGACGATCTCCAACGCCTCGCTCCACAACCTCGACGAGATCCGGCGCAAAGACGTGCGCGAGGGCGACACCGTGCTGATCGAGCGCGCGGGCGATGTGATCCCCTACGTCGTGCGTGTGACCGCGAAGGGCAGGCCGCGAAAGAAAGAGTTTCACATGCCGGCGCGTTGCCCCGAGTGCGGCGGCGCGATCGTGCATGAACAGGGCGAGGTCGCCTACTTCTGCGTCAACGCCAACTGCCCGGCGCGGATGCGCGAGTCGATCCGCCATTTCGCCTCGAAGAACGCGATGGATATCGATGGGCTGGGCGACAAGTTGGTGGCTCAGCTCGTCGAAAAGGGCCTGGTCAAGGAACTCGACGACCTTTACCGCCTCACGAAGGAGCAGCTCGCTGGGCTCGAGCGGATGGCCGACAAGAGCGCGCAGAACGTGCTCGATGCGATCAATCGCTCGCGCCGCCGCACGCTCGACCGCTTCATCAACGCGCTCGGCATCCGCCACGTCGGCGAGAGCACGGCGCGCGCGCTTGCGCTTCGCTTTCGGTCGATGAGCGAACTGATGAAGGCCGACGAGAACGAGCTGCGCGCCGTGCGCGACATCGGCCCTGAGGTCGCCCGCAGCATCCGCGAGTACTTCGACGAGCCGCGCAACCGCAAGGTCGTCCAACGGCTGCTCAAGGAGCTCGAGCTGGCCCCGCTCGAAGTGCCGCGCGGCGACGGCCGCGGCGCCCTGCGCGACAAGACCTTCGTGCTGACCGGCACGCTGGAGAAGCTGACGCGCGAAGAAGCGGAGCAGAAGATCCGCGCCGCCGGCGGGCGGGTCAGCTCCTCGGTCAGCCGCAAGACCGACTTCGTGGTGGTCGGTGCCGATGCAGGTTCCAAGCTGCGCAAGGCCCGCGAGCTCGGGGTCAAGACGCTCGACGAGCGCGAATTTTTCGCCCTCGTCGGCGGCGAGGACGGGCGCTGA
- a CDS encoding acylphosphatase, translating to MAQPDLARLRMLVHGRVQGVFFRHSTAEQAHALGLAGWVRNLPDGDVEIVAEGPRRELKILAAWAHQGPRLARVESVEEQWSQPHGESAGFTIR from the coding sequence ATGGCGCAGCCGGACCTTGCGCGGCTCAGGATGCTCGTTCACGGGCGCGTCCAGGGCGTGTTTTTCCGGCATTCGACGGCCGAGCAGGCGCACGCGCTGGGGCTTGCGGGGTGGGTGCGCAACCTCCCCGACGGTGATGTCGAAATTGTGGCGGAGGGGCCGCGGCGCGAGCTGAAAATCCTTGCCGCCTGGGCCCATCAGGGGCCGCGGCTGGCGCGTGTCGAGAGCGTCGAGGAGCAGTGGTCGCAGCCGCATGGAGAAAGTGCCGGCTTCACCATCCGCTAA
- the accC gene encoding acetyl-CoA carboxylase biotin carboxylase subunit: MFKKLLVANRGTIAIRIIRACRELGIPTLAVYSTADKDALHVRMADEAVCIGPPAAEESYLNIPAIISAALTYGADAVHPGYGFLSENGDFAEACSRSGLRFVGPRARHIRLMGDKPRARRIMVRAGVPVLPGSEGKGVKDLREAQADARRLGYPVLIKAAAGGGGKGMRIAHNEKELARLFALARAEAAAAFGSGTMYLEKYLEHARHVEFQILADQYRNVIHLGERDCSIQRRHQKLLEETPCPVMTARLREKMGRAAVRAAEVVGYSNVGTVEFLLAPDGNFYFIEMNTRIQVEHGVTEMVTGVDLVRASLLLAAGERARMRQRELVMKGAAIECRVYAEDPDNHLPSPGVVSNHHPPGGLGVRVESALYDGYRVPVHYDPLIAKLIVHATDRQSAIMRARAALREYLVDGIKTNIPLHLRILEEQDFQRGHFDTGFLQRYETEGRFAEAVRAAAR; the protein is encoded by the coding sequence ATGTTCAAGAAACTGCTGGTCGCAAACCGCGGCACCATCGCGATCCGCATCATCCGCGCCTGCCGCGAGCTGGGGATTCCGACCCTGGCGGTCTACTCGACCGCCGACAAGGACGCACTGCACGTGCGGATGGCCGACGAGGCGGTGTGTATCGGCCCGCCCGCCGCCGAGGAGAGCTACCTCAACATCCCCGCCATCATCAGCGCCGCGCTCACCTACGGCGCCGACGCCGTCCATCCGGGCTACGGCTTCCTTTCTGAGAACGGCGACTTCGCCGAAGCGTGCAGCCGTTCGGGCCTGCGCTTCGTCGGCCCGCGCGCGCGCCATATCCGCCTGATGGGCGATAAGCCGCGCGCGCGCCGCATCATGGTCCGCGCCGGCGTCCCGGTGCTGCCCGGCAGCGAGGGCAAGGGGGTCAAGGACCTGCGCGAGGCGCAGGCCGACGCCCGCCGCCTGGGCTACCCGGTGCTGATCAAGGCGGCGGCCGGCGGCGGCGGCAAGGGGATGCGCATTGCGCACAACGAGAAGGAGCTTGCGCGGCTGTTCGCGCTCGCCCGCGCCGAGGCCGCGGCCGCCTTCGGTTCGGGCACGATGTACCTCGAGAAGTACCTGGAGCACGCGCGCCACGTCGAATTCCAGATCCTCGCCGACCAGTATCGCAACGTCATCCATCTCGGCGAGCGCGACTGCTCGATCCAGCGCCGCCATCAGAAGCTGCTCGAGGAGACGCCGTGTCCGGTGATGACTGCGCGGCTGCGCGAGAAGATGGGGCGGGCGGCGGTGCGCGCGGCAGAGGTCGTCGGCTACTCCAACGTCGGCACGGTCGAGTTCCTGCTCGCACCCGACGGCAATTTCTACTTCATCGAGATGAACACCCGCATCCAGGTCGAGCACGGGGTGACCGAGATGGTGACCGGGGTGGACCTGGTGCGCGCCAGCCTGCTCCTGGCCGCGGGCGAGCGCGCGCGGATGCGTCAGCGCGAGCTAGTGATGAAGGGCGCGGCGATCGAATGCCGGGTTTACGCTGAAGATCCCGACAACCATCTGCCGTCGCCGGGCGTGGTTTCCAACCACCATCCTCCCGGCGGGCTCGGTGTGCGGGTGGAATCGGCGCTGTACGACGGCTACCGCGTGCCGGTGCATTACGATCCGCTGATCGCCAAGCTGATCGTGCATGCGACTGATCGCCAGAGCGCGATCATGCGCGCGCGCGCCGCCCTGCGCGAGTACCTGGTGGACGGGATCAAGACCAACATCCCGCTCCATCTGCGCATCCTCGAAGAGCAGGACTTCCAGCGCGGCCACTTCGATACCGGCTTTCTCCAGCGTTACGAGACCGAGGGCCGCTTCGCAGAGGCCGTGCGCGCCGCCGCGCGCTGA
- a CDS encoding rhodanese-like domain-containing protein, translating to MAIKQVEPPQAHDILRANPDAIYLDVRTEAEFAQGHPAGALNVPVVFIKGPGQMELNEEFLPVVTKTLPRDKKLVVGCLAGGRSQRACELLEAAGYTDLTNVRGGFGGARDAAGQVVVTGWRDAGLPVSSEVGDNSFQALRRKAGL from the coding sequence ATGGCTATCAAGCAGGTCGAGCCGCCGCAGGCTCATGACATACTGAGGGCCAACCCCGACGCCATCTACCTCGACGTCCGCACCGAAGCGGAATTCGCCCAGGGCCATCCCGCGGGCGCGCTTAACGTGCCCGTCGTCTTCATCAAGGGACCGGGTCAGATGGAGTTGAACGAGGAATTTCTGCCGGTGGTGACCAAAACGCTGCCGCGCGACAAGAAGCTGGTTGTCGGATGCCTCGCGGGGGGACGCTCGCAACGCGCCTGCGAGCTGCTGGAGGCCGCCGGTTATACCGATTTGACCAACGTGCGCGGCGGCTTCGGCGGCGCGCGCGACGCCGCGGGCCAGGTCGTGGTCACAGGATGGCGCGACGCGGGATTGCCGGTCTCCTCCGAGGTCGGCGACAACTCGTTTCAGGCCCTGCGCCGCAAGGCGGGGCTGTAG
- the accB gene encoding acetyl-CoA carboxylase biotin carboxyl carrier protein, translating into MELRELKTLLALMREFGLSELEIEDKKGKVRLVRGAGAEGNSAPAQAAAPAPTPVAKVAGSTPVARSGRAAGAAPAQASSAPELAPGQRLVQSPMVGTFYRAPSPQGPPFVEEGDVVRKGQPLCIIEAMKMMNEIEAEMAGKIISILCDNGQPVEYGQPLMVIEAG; encoded by the coding sequence ATGGAATTGCGGGAACTAAAGACGCTGCTCGCCCTGATGAGGGAGTTCGGGCTGAGCGAGCTCGAGATCGAAGACAAGAAGGGCAAAGTGCGCCTGGTGCGCGGCGCGGGCGCGGAGGGAAATTCCGCGCCCGCCCAGGCGGCGGCGCCGGCGCCCACGCCCGTCGCGAAGGTGGCCGGCTCCACGCCGGTCGCGCGCTCCGGCCGAGCCGCAGGCGCCGCACCAGCGCAAGCTTCGTCGGCGCCGGAACTCGCTCCCGGCCAGCGGCTGGTGCAGAGCCCGATGGTCGGGACGTTCTATCGCGCGCCCTCGCCGCAGGGCCCGCCCTTCGTCGAGGAGGGCGACGTCGTGCGCAAGGGCCAGCCGTTGTGCATCATCGAAGCGATGAAGATGATGAACGAGATCGAAGCCGAAATGGCTGGTAAGATAATCAGTATCCTTTGCGATAACGGCCAGCCCGTCGAGTACGGGCAGCCGCTGATGGTAATCGAGGCCGGCTAG
- a CDS encoding nitroreductase family protein, with product MDALEALLTRRVARAYSDQPVGLEQLARIIDAGRHAMSARNLQPWQFIVVRERATLREMGALCSTGRYVADAPAAIVVLKDRGNTRWADVDCAHAVQNMANAGWAMGLGTCWVGNFDGDKLAALLGIPEEWPIFTVLPFGYPSAANPPQAKALKPRAEVVHYERWGRHTA from the coding sequence ATGGACGCCCTGGAAGCGCTTCTCACTCGGCGGGTAGCCCGCGCTTATTCCGACCAGCCCGTCGGACTCGAGCAACTTGCGCGCATCATCGACGCCGGCCGCCATGCGATGAGCGCACGAAATCTCCAGCCCTGGCAGTTCATCGTCGTGCGCGAACGCGCGACGCTTCGCGAGATGGGCGCGCTGTGCAGCACCGGCCGCTATGTCGCCGACGCCCCGGCGGCGATCGTTGTGCTGAAGGATCGCGGCAATACGCGATGGGCCGACGTCGATTGCGCGCATGCGGTGCAGAACATGGCGAATGCGGGGTGGGCGATGGGCCTGGGCACCTGCTGGGTGGGCAACTTCGATGGGGACAAGCTTGCCGCTCTGCTCGGCATCCCCGAGGAATGGCCGATCTTCACCGTGCTGCCGTTCGGCTATCCGAGCGCGGCGAATCCGCCGCAGGCCAAGGCACTCAAGCCGCGCGCCGAGGTGGTTCACTACGAGCGCTGGGGCCGCCATACGGCCTGA
- the rsmI gene encoding 16S rRNA (cytidine(1402)-2'-O)-methyltransferase: MSGQRSERPGVGLLLVVAMPIGNPADLSPRALATLAEVDVIACEDTRRIAPMLAAHAIRTPTLSYFEHNEERRTPELIERMRRGERVALTTDAGTPAISDPGFRLVRAAHAAGIRVGAVPGPSAAVAALSVAGLPTDRFTFEGFLPARPVALRKALERLRYEPRTMVFYEAARRLGPLLAEMVSVFGATREAAVARELGKTYEEVVRSTLGELAARFDAQPARGEITLVVAGAPAESAASCAAEHGAAPALSVEVLCEAGLSLKQASAVMARLSGRGRREVYQEALRARRASEPEVGEPEE; this comes from the coding sequence ATGAGTGGACAGCGCAGCGAACGCCCTGGCGTGGGACTGCTGCTGGTCGTCGCGATGCCGATAGGCAATCCCGCCGACCTCAGCCCGCGCGCGCTGGCCACGCTTGCCGAAGTCGATGTGATCGCCTGCGAGGACACACGGCGTATCGCGCCAATGCTGGCCGCGCATGCGATCCGCACTCCCACGCTCAGCTACTTCGAGCATAACGAGGAGCGCCGCACGCCGGAGCTGATCGAGCGGATGCGCCGCGGCGAACGCGTCGCGCTTACGACCGATGCCGGAACTCCCGCGATCTCCGATCCGGGCTTCAGGCTGGTGCGCGCGGCGCATGCCGCCGGAATCAGGGTCGGCGCGGTGCCCGGTCCGTCAGCGGCGGTTGCGGCGCTTTCGGTCGCCGGGCTTCCGACCGACCGTTTCACCTTCGAAGGATTTCTGCCGGCGCGGCCGGTCGCGCTGCGCAAGGCGCTCGAACGTCTTCGGTACGAGCCGCGCACGATGGTCTTCTATGAGGCCGCGCGCAGGCTCGGTCCGCTGCTGGCGGAGATGGTATCGGTCTTCGGCGCCACGCGCGAGGCTGCTGTCGCGCGCGAGCTCGGCAAGACCTACGAAGAAGTGGTCCGCAGCACGTTGGGCGAACTCGCCGCGCGCTTCGACGCCCAGCCCGCGCGCGGCGAGATAACGCTCGTTGTCGCAGGCGCGCCCGCCGAGAGCGCCGCTTCATGTGCCGCAGAGCACGGCGCGGCGCCGGCGTTGAGCGTCGAGGTCCTGTGCGAGGCCGGGCTTTCGCTCAAGCAGGCGAGCGCGGTGATGGCGCGGCTCAGTGGACGCGGCCGACGCGAGGTCTATCAGGAGGCGCTCAGAGCGCGCCGCGCGAGCGAGCCCGAGGTTGGCGAGCCCGAGGAATGA
- a CDS encoding DUF1573 domain-containing protein, which produces MSRFAARVSVVAALIALGLCAGSGLSVPRAWAADLPTAGSELLGTGAVSGAPAPLAEAVDPVYNFGTALSGPPVRHTFTIRNAGQAPLEIRSVVTSCGCTAAKPSQNVLAPGEIATIAAEVDTRYEHGHSLSVVTVATNDPRKRALQLKIEGVIKAQVTAVPAALDFGKVHHGTAAARDVVLSDMMGGGGFALKSVRNSSSYIRVTSAARADGKPGAVLHVALSPAMPPGPITDTIEVDTSRAPLRVAVLGVVVGDLTVEPAQVSFGILPHHQGATRIVRLTNSSERAINVLGVESTSQSVEARIDPVTPGKLYKVTLALRPNTPDGQIRGVLTIKTDDPQQTTLTVPYYGIVGAFKG; this is translated from the coding sequence ATGAGCAGGTTTGCCGCGCGGGTCTCGGTTGTGGCCGCGCTGATTGCGCTGGGTCTGTGCGCGGGCTCTGGCCTGAGCGTTCCGCGCGCATGGGCGGCTGACCTGCCGACGGCCGGCTCCGAGCTGCTCGGCACAGGCGCGGTCTCCGGCGCGCCGGCGCCGCTGGCCGAGGCCGTCGATCCGGTTTACAACTTCGGCACCGCGCTCAGCGGGCCGCCGGTCAGGCATACCTTCACGATTCGCAACGCCGGCCAGGCGCCGCTCGAAATCAGGAGCGTCGTGACCTCGTGCGGATGCACTGCGGCCAAGCCGAGCCAGAATGTGCTCGCGCCGGGCGAGATCGCGACGATCGCCGCGGAGGTCGATACCCGCTACGAGCACGGCCACAGCCTCTCCGTCGTGACTGTGGCGACCAACGATCCGCGCAAGCGGGCGCTCCAGCTTAAAATCGAAGGCGTGATCAAGGCGCAGGTCACGGCGGTGCCGGCCGCCCTCGACTTCGGCAAGGTGCATCACGGCACCGCCGCCGCGCGCGACGTCGTGTTGAGCGATATGATGGGCGGCGGCGGATTCGCGCTAAAGTCGGTCCGGAATTCGAGCTCGTACATCAGGGTAACCAGCGCCGCGCGCGCCGACGGCAAGCCTGGAGCGGTGCTGCACGTGGCGCTGTCGCCGGCGATGCCGCCCGGGCCGATCACCGACACGATCGAGGTCGATACCAGCCGCGCGCCGCTGCGCGTCGCCGTCCTGGGCGTGGTGGTCGGTGACCTGACGGTCGAGCCGGCGCAGGTTTCCTTCGGTATTCTGCCCCATCACCAGGGCGCGACCCGGATCGTCCGGCTGACCAATTCGAGCGAGCGCGCGATCAACGTGCTCGGCGTCGAGAGCACCAGCCAGAGCGTCGAGGCGCGGATCGACCCGGTCACGCCGGGCAAGCTGTACAAAGTGACCCTGGCGCTGCGTCCTAACACGCCCGACGGCCAGATCCGCGGCGTGCTGACGATCAAGACCGACGACCCGCAGCAGACCACGCTGACCGTCCCTTATTACGGAATCGTCGGGGCGTTCAAAGGCTGA
- a CDS encoding cob(I)yrinic acid a,c-diamide adenosyltransferase: MAIRLTRIYTRSGDQGLTSLVGGSRVPKEGARLEAYGTVDELNAVVGIVRTYLPAYKRRFGKDYNWYAECLRRIQNELFDVGSELATPPPAEYAGMHHMGAAEVAKLEEEMDRMQKELKPLNSFTLPGGGVLNAFLHQARTVCRRAERVCWSLRRVEPINDQLLIYINRLSDHLFVQSRWVARRLKEPEFLWDRALRMEPRTADAANAAPSGNGRRASAGQGGARRAGGAAKDASGRGKR; the protein is encoded by the coding sequence ATGGCGATACGGCTGACCCGCATCTACACCCGCAGCGGCGACCAGGGGCTGACCTCGCTGGTCGGTGGCAGCCGCGTGCCCAAGGAGGGCGCGCGCTTGGAGGCCTATGGCACGGTGGACGAACTCAACGCGGTCGTCGGCATCGTGCGGACCTACCTGCCCGCCTATAAACGCCGCTTCGGCAAGGACTACAACTGGTACGCCGAATGCCTCCGGCGCATCCAGAACGAGCTCTTCGACGTGGGCTCCGAGTTGGCCACGCCGCCGCCCGCGGAGTACGCCGGGATGCATCACATGGGAGCGGCCGAGGTCGCCAAGCTCGAAGAAGAGATGGACCGGATGCAGAAGGAGCTCAAGCCGCTGAACTCCTTCACGCTGCCCGGCGGCGGCGTGCTCAACGCCTTTCTCCATCAGGCGCGCACGGTTTGTCGGCGGGCCGAGCGCGTGTGCTGGTCGCTGCGGCGCGTCGAGCCGATCAACGACCAGCTCCTAATCTATATCAATCGCCTGAGCGACCATCTGTTCGTGCAGTCGCGATGGGTCGCCAGACGTCTCAAGGAGCCGGAGTTTCTGTGGGACCGCGCGCTCAGGATGGAGCCGCGCACGGCCGACGCCGCGAACGCCGCTCCTTCTGGCAATGGCAGGCGCGCATCGGCGGGGCAGGGCGGCGCGCGGCGCGCCGGCGGTGCGGCCAAGGATGCGTCCGGGCGCGGCAAGCGTTAG